A stretch of Lathyrus oleraceus cultivar Zhongwan6 chromosome 6, CAAS_Psat_ZW6_1.0, whole genome shotgun sequence DNA encodes these proteins:
- the LOC127098685 gene encoding calcium-transporting ATPase 4, plasma membrane-type — protein MEGFLKDFDLKDKDRSIEALSRWRSAVSLVKNHRRRFRNVADLAKRAVALERQRKIQGKFRAVINVQRAALHFTDAIASPEFKVLEKTREAGFGIEPDDIASVVRSHDYKNLTKVGEIQGITSKLSVSVDEGVRQDSIHSRQEIYGLNRYTEKPSKSFLMFVWDALHDLTLIILIVCALVSIGIGLPTEGWPKGVYDGLGIILSIFLVVAVTAISDYQQSLQFRDLDKEKKKIDVHVTRDGKRQKISIYDLVVGDIVHLSTGDQVPADGIFIHGYSLLIDESSLSGESEPVNIDGRRPFLLSGTKVQDGQGKMVVTTVGMRTEWGKLMETLSEGGEDETPLQVKLNGVATVIGKIGLTFAVLTFLVLTVRFVIEKAVHGDFSSWSSEDALKLLDYFAIAVTIIVVAIPEGLPLAVTLSLAFAMKKLMNDRALVRHLSACETMGSASCICTDKTGTLTTNHMVVDKIWICEKTTEIKGDGSTDKLKSEISDEVLSILLQAVFQNTSSEVVKDKEGKQTILGTPTESAILEFGLVSGGDFDAQRRSCKILKVEPFNSDRKRMSVLVGLPDGRVRAFCKGASEIVLKMCDKIIDNNGTTVDLPQEKAKIVNDIIDGFANEALRTLCLAVKDIDETQGENNIPETGYTLIAIVGIKDPVRPGVKEAVQKCLAAGISVRMVTGDNINTAKAIARECGILTEGGIAIEGPEFRNLSPEQMKDIIPRIQVMARSLPLDKHTLVTRLRNMFGEVVAVTGDGTNDAPALHESDIGLAMGIAGTEVAKENADVIIMDDNFTTIVKVAKWGRAIYINIQKFVQFQLTVNVVALITNFVSACITGAAPLTAVQLLWVNLIMDTLGALALATEPPNDGLMERQPVGRKASFITKPMWRNIFGQSFYQLIVLGVLNFEGKRLLGLSGPDSTAVLNTLIFNSFVLCQVFNEINSREIEKINIFKGMFDSWIFLSVILATAVFQVIIVEFLGTFASTVPLTWQFWLLSVLLGVLSMPLAVILKCIPVERATTTKHHDGYEALPSGPDLA, from the exons ATGGAAGGTTTTCTCAAGGATTTCGATTTGAAAGACAAGGATCGTTCCATTGAAGCTCTCAGTAGATGGAGATCCGCCGTCTCCTTGGTCAAAAACCATCGCCGGAGGTTTCGCAACGTAGCCGATCTCGCTAAACGCGCTGTAGCACTGGAGAGGCAGAGGAAAATTCAG GGAAAGTTTCGGGCTGTTATCAATGTTCAACGAGCAGCACTGCATTTTACCGATG CTATTGCTTCACCTGAATTTAAGGTATTGGAAAAGACGAGAGAGGCTGGTTTTGGAATCGAACCGGATGATATTGCATCAGTTGTTCGAAGCCATGATTACAAGAACCTTACAAAAGTTGGTGAAATTCAAGGGATTACTAGTAAACTTTCAGTCTCGGTCGATGAAGGTGTTCGTCAAGACAGTATACATAGTAGGCAAGAGATTTATGGGCTCAACCGTTATACCGAGAAACCATCTAAAagctttttgatgtttgtttgggATGCACTGCATGACCTAACACTCATCATTCTAATTGTTTGTGCTTTAGTTTCCATAGGCATAGGGCTTCCCACTGAAGGGTGGCCAAAGGGTGTTTATGATGGTCTTGGAATCATACTTAGTATATTTTTGGTAGTCGCTGTGACTGCTATCAGTGACTACCAGCAATCTCTACAGTTCAGAGATTTGgacaaagaaaagaaaaagatcGATGTTCATGTTACCAGGGATGGTAAAAGACAGAAGATCTCAATTTACGACTTGGTAGTAGGGGATATAGTTCATTTGTCAACCGGTGATCAAGTTCCAGCTGATGGAATTTTTATACATGGATATTCATTGCTAATTGATGAATCAAGTTTGTCAGGTGAGAGCGAACCTGTAAATATAGACGGCCGAAGACCTTTCCTTCTTTCGGGAACCAAAGTGCAAGACGGTCAGGGGAAAATGGTTGTTACAACTGTTGGCATGAGGACTGAATGGGGAAAGTTGATGGAAACTTTGAGCGAGGGAGGAGAGGATGAGACTCCTTTACAGGTGAAGTTGAATGGAGTTGCTACAGTTATTGGTAaaattggtttgacttttgcTGTGCTGACATTTTTGGTGTTGACAGTAAGATTTGTGATTGAAAAAGCAGTTCATGGAGACTTTAGCAGCTGGTCTTCAGAGGATGCACTGAAGCTACTAGACTACTTTGCTATTGCTGTAACCATTATAGTTGTTGCGATTCCTGAAGGATTGCCATTAGCTGTAACACTCAGTCTTGCTTTTGCAATGAAAAAACTGATGAACGATAGGGCACTTGTGAGACATCTTTCTGCGTGTGAGACTATGGGTTCAGCTAGTTGCATTTGCACCGATAAAACAGGAACATTGACAACCAACCATATGGTGGTTGATAAAATTTGGATATGCGAAAAGACCACAGAGATTAAAGGGGATGGGAGTACTGATAAATTGAAATCAGAGATATCTGATGAAGTTCTAAGCATCCTTTTGCAGGCTGTATTTCAGAATACTTCATCGGAAGTTGTTAAAGACAAAGAAGGAAAGCAGACAATATTGGGAACACCAACAGAATCAGCAATATTGGAATTTGGCTTGGTTTCAGGCGGTGATTTTGACGCACAACGTAGATCCTGTAAGATACTTAAGGTTGAACCTTTCAATTCTGACAGGAAGAGGATGTCTGTGCTCGTAGGTCTTCCTGATGGAAGGGTCCGAGCTTTCTGCAAAGGTGCATCAGAAATAGTGTTGAAAATGTGTGATAAAATCATTGATAATAATGGAACAACGGTCGATCTTCCTCAAGAGAAAGCAAAGATTGTGAATGACATTATAGACGGATTTGCCAATGAAGCTTTGAGAACTCTTTGTTTGGCTGTCAAAGATATAGATGAAACACAAGGAGAAAACAACATCCCTGAAACTGGATATACTCTGATAGCCATTGTGGGAATCAAAGATCCTGTGCGCCCTGGAGTTAAGGAAGCTGTTCAAAAATGTTTAGCAGCTGGAATATCTGTCCGCATGGTCACTGGTGATAACATAAATACAGCTAAGGCTATAGCTAGAGAATGTGGTATACTTACTGAGGGTGGTATAGCCATAGAAGGACCAGAATTTCGCAATTTGTCTCCGGAACAAATGAAGGATATCATACCAAGAATTCAG GTAATGGCACGATCCTTACCTCTTGACAAGCATACCTTGGTAACCCGTTTGAGGAATATGTTTGGGGAGGTTGTAGCTGTTACTGGTGATGGAACAAACGATGCTCCTGCACTGCACGAGTCGGACATTGGGCTAGCCATGGGCATTGCTGGAACTGAG GTTGCCAAAGAAAATGCCGATGTGATTATAATGGATGACAACTTCACTACCATTGTCAAAGTTGCCAAATGGGGACGGGCCATATACATAAACATTCAAAAATTTGTGCAGTTTCAGTTAACTGTCAATGTTGTTGCTCTAATTACTAACTTCGTTTCTGCATGCATCACTG GAGCTGCTCCATTAACGGCTGTTCAGTTGCTTTGGGTTAACTTGATTATGGACACCCTTGGTGCATTGGCCTTGGCTACGGAACCTCCTAATGACGGACTTATGGAACGACAGCCAGTTGGAAGGAAAGCAAGTTTTATTACCAAACCAATGTGGAGGAATATCTTTGGTCAGAGTTTCTATCAACTAATTGTCCTTGGAGTTCTAAATTTTGAGGGGAAGAGGCTATTGGGACTAAGTGGCCCAGATTCAACTGCAGTACTCAACACTTTGATATTCAACTCCTTTGTACTTTGCCAG GTGTTCAATGAGATAAACAGCAGAGAAATTGAAAAGATAAACATATTCAAAGGCATGTTTGACAGCTGGATATTTCTAAGTGTTATTCTCGCCACAGCGGTATTTCAAGTAATCATAGTTGAGTTCCTTGGAACATTTGCCAGCACAGTTCCTCTAACCTGGCAATTCTGGTTACTCAGTGTGTTATTGGGTGTACTTAGCATGCCTCTAGCTGTTATACTCAAATGCATACCAGTTGAAAGAGCTACAACAACAAAGCATCATGATGGTTATGAGGCACTTCCTTCTGGTCCTGACCTGGCATAA